ATCATGATCTTTTGGTTTCGGTCAGTTTAAGACAGGTAACCATTTGCTAAGAGGCATTTTTGATCAGAAAATATGGCATTAAGAGGTGAAAGTCTTTGATATTGAAATGTGGAATTCTAAAGTAGTAGGGGACAGTTTGGCTCAAGAGTTCTTTGAAAAAAATGATCCAATTTAAGTGAACTAGATCTTTCTGTTCTGATGAGAATAGTGGAATCAGTGGTTTGCAGTGTCCTAATAGGTTGTGGAATCAATACAATCTGGATCAACACTAATTCTCTTGAGCTACAAACACTATTTTTATAGCTGTCTATTCCATCCTCACCAAGTTTAACCATAATGTTAGAAACTTGGTGTTGTATTTAATCCTGAGGTGAGCTTCCAACCACTAGTTCACAAAATTAGCTTATTTCCATCTCCATAAACTTACCTGATTTCACAGCCTGCTTCCAGACCTGAAAGgaaaattaatttgatttttgatcttctagttttgttttttttcagtcATCCGCATAGAAAGGGGCCAGGAAAAAGCCCAAAAGTGTACTCATTTCAGGGAACCACCTCAAAATGAGTACACTTTTATAGGTGGTAGAAAATAACGCAGTAAGATTAGTGACATTTTTCCATGTTACTACCTGTCTGCTCTTGGTTTACTTTTACTCCCATTGTAATCTCTCCTCCTCACTCCTTCACCTCCAGCAGAGATCCTTGAATAGCAAGCTGACATCCACTCAGTTGTCAAGCTGTGTATTTCTTTGATGCATTGAACAGGACAATGGGTAATTGGTACAGGAAAAGACTGAAATAAACGCTTGGTCTTGACAGTGATGCTTATTTCTATTTTTTTAACACAGTACAATAATAATTCTGGCATTAACTATGAAAGTCTGGGACCTGAGGAGTTGCGCTCGTTGCTTACAACGGTGAGTGTTGAATGACCAAGAAAAGAACAAAATAACTTGGAAAACTGGACAGCCCTTCAAATACCGCAAAGATTTCAATCTCTCAGCTACTTGTAAGTTGTTTGTTTTTAGCCAGATTTCTTCTGACATTCTCAGTAAATCTGCCTTTTCTTTTTCCAGcaatgtggagttatttcagaacaCACGAAGAAAATGTGCACAAGGTAGGAGCCCCACAAAATAGCTGATCTGGAAACAAGATATCATACTGTTGGAGTCTCTGCAATGACATATAACCACTGCATATCACACTTTCTTAACCTATCTCTTGAAAATCCTCTTAACAAAGGTTCGTAAACTGTCACAGCTTGATTCAATGGCAAATTTTGGACTTGGTAATGAAGCAAGTAGGGCTGTAAAGATAAGCCATGTAAACAAAGGGCATGAAGAAACTAGCAATAGAATAACAGTATGTTTTCCTCACACAAGGTGGGCGCAAGCCCTAATATGGCTGCCATAATTCATCCGTATATGTGCAGTCATACTAATGACGTCATTCATTTAGTGAAACTGAGCCTATAGTGAAACTGTAACAAAACATTTGATGCAATTTTAAACACTACAAGCAATGTTATTCCCATTATCTCTCAAATGCTTATATATGTTAATGCTAATGATAAAAGTATAGTCAACCCAATTTCAGCACAATTAAAATTAATCTTTTGCCAGAACATTTGGAAGAAAGTGTTGAGATTGAGAATGTTCAGAACAAAGTttgagagaggatttgtagctcgggtgctcgttgttgtggttctgttcgccgagttgggaatttgtgttgcagacgtttcgtcccctgtctaggtgatatcctcagtgcctgggagcctcctgtgaagcgcttctgtgatgtttcctctggcatttatagtgatttgtatctgtcgcttccggttgtcagttccagctgtctgctgcagtggccggtatattgggtcgacCTGGACCCAAATTATAAATTAGAGAAATTATAGAATTGAACAACTGAAAAAGAGGGTATTCACCCCATCAAGTCTACTATGACTTTATGCAGAATCATTCAGCTAGTCTCAATCCTCTGATCTTCCCCAAATTTCATGCAAGCATTTATTCAATTTCCTTTCACAAGCTTCTCATGAATCTGAATTTGTTACCTATCAGGCATCATATTCTAAATCCTAACCAGTCATTGCACCAAAAAAAGGCTGAATTTGATGCAGATATTTTACTCCTGCCATAAGTAGTAGGTAATCCTACTTCAGTGGAGCAGAGGGAGACGTGGCAGGTAAAAGCCAGTTAAATAGTCACTGCCAAGGTTGCTATAACAGGGAAGGGGCACCTTAGTAGCCTCATGCCCTTAAAGACCAGATAAGTGTAATGCAGAGTGCTAGGCAAGGGAGACCCTATTGGAATATGGATTTGAGGATTAATGATTATACTATTATCTGTTTGAGAATAGTTGCACTTAATTGTTTCTTGTTGCTGTAAATATGGCTGTCTGGAGGAGAGTTGACTTCAGTGAGTATGAATGGAATTTGGCTCACATGAAATAGAATCAAAAGATTGTTAGCAAAATGTGTGTTGAACAGAGGGAAGCTTTCAGAATTGAAATGTGGAGAGGGAGAAAGGAGAGAAGCCTGCACTGAATAAAGGTATAAGAGGAGAATTCCAACCAGCAGATGTAGACTTTGTGGAGTTGGTGAGCCATATGGtgtattctgcattcttcccATCATTGAAGCAGTTTTATGTGAATGAACGCTTTCCccaaagaaatgaaaatgaaacagGAAAAGAAAACTTATGAAAATGTAAGATTCATAATGCAATAGAAAACTGAGTTGAGCACAGTAAGTACGTGGATATCTAAAAGAGGAACAAGTAGGGCAAACAAAGTGAAAGAATCAATTTGCAACTAATGTAAAAGGAAATCCGAAATCTTTTCGAAGCATCCAAATAGAAAGAGGGAAGTCCATGGAAGGATGGATTAGAGAACAGGAATGAGATTTTATGGAAGCGAAGCTGGTGCTCCATTTCAAAAGTGTACTTTGCATCTCTACTTAGAGGCGCAGAAGTTTCCAGTGTCACAGCAAAGAAGGTGGTGATATTAGATGGGATAGAAGGAGGACTTAAAATGTTAGCAATATTCAAAATGGAATATTCCATGTGTCCAGAAGCTGGTGGGATAAATAGGCTCGTAGCATCATAGATGAGAAATTGGCTACAGTACGCCAGTCAAATATTGTGGTGAAGAACTACTTTTCAGACTGACGTGAAGTATAATGTAATGTTTCCTATGGATTGACATTGGGCTGTATGTTAGTTATGCAGACTTGAATAAACAGCGTATAATGTAAAAGTTTGAAATGAACGCAACAAGAAGGAAGATTTCAGGGATATAGACTGATGAATTGGACAAAtatttttcatagaatccttacagcttggaagcagaccatttgatccattcagtctgcactgaccctctgaagagcatcccacccagacccacccccttaccCAATAACCCTACATATCCCATatccaacccacctaacctgcacatctttggactgaggacaaaacccatgcagacacagggcaaatgatgcaaactccaaacagacaatcGACCCAAGAGTGGActcgaacttgggtccctagaGTTGAGGTAGCAGGGCTAAccgctgaaccactgtgctgctccaTGTGGTAGATGGCATTTAATACAAGACAAGTGCAAAGGGATATATTTTGGTGGGAAGAGTGAAAACGGCAATGTGAACAATGTGCAATTTTAGAGAtgcaaggggagagagagagagaggccaagTTGAAAGGACTATTGAAAACAGAATATAGATTCCTTTGCTTACACCTTTTACATAATAAAGCATATAAAAACAGGGAAGTAATTCTAAACTTCTGAAACACTGATCAGACCTCCACTGCGGTATTTTTAGTTTTGGGAATGACTGGCTAAAAGGGCATCCAGGTTACAAAGAAGTTACAGAATAGCTTCATTGAAATGGTACCTGGAATCAGAGACCTTAGCTGTGTGGAGAAGATTGGGTTGTCCTTCTTTGAGCTGGGATGGTTGTTTGATTTGATAGTGGGAGCAAGTGTCAGAAAGATTTGTAACCAAAGGATGTCCCATGGCTACACCTGAGGTGAATGGCattggaagcagagggtgatgtgaaGTGCATCGTTAAGAAATGGGTTGTTGggatcaggaatgcactgcctaaaaTAATGATGGAACTAGATTCAGTTGTTCCTTTGTAAAGGAAAATCCTTCAAGGGGAAGATAAATTGAGGTTACAGGCAAAGAAGCTGTGGAGTTGGTCATGATGGGCTATGTGCTACATTACCTTATGGTACTTTGATTAGTGGAATTATGAATGAGTAGCTGTGCCGTCGATCCAGTGATGTatttgaaaatgcatttatttctaATGTAGCAAAATCTGAGGGGATAAAACATTATTTGAAGCTTTGAGatacaaacacactgacagaCAAAATAATGTTGGTTTATTAATGCATGTAGCACAATGTCAGTTGTTGCAAATATAGTTCAAAGCAACGGGATGTTTTGAAGTCCGACTGAGAATTGCAGATTATCATAATCCTTGTAGCTCACTTGTATTAATACTTGTTTGTATGGGGCATAAGCACCACTATGGACCTGTTAGGCCAAATGGCGTATTTCTATACTCTAGAGAGATGGCTAGTATCCCTCAGGTAATGTTTATACACAGTACTAAATGCTTACCCTCAATGCAGGCACACTCTGTACACTGTGTACAGGACTGGGTGGTATTTTCTGTTTAACTACTGCTCACTGTTGGCTTTCAGATCATTGCGGTGCCCTCAACACACAGATGAGCAGCGGCGGTCTGTACGGGTCTATCTCCTGGGATCTTCAGTGTAAGTTGGTTAAGTGAGGAAGTGAAGTTAATTCATTCCAGCGAGTTTGAAAAGAGGCTTGTTTAGGCTTTTGCTTTTGAATATCTAGAGTCACGCAGTGAAATGACTTCAGTGAGCTCCCTAAATTAAACCTGTGAATTTTCTATTCAAGTATAATGTTATAATCTGAATTATTTAACATGCATCAACGTTGATATCTAGTAGTTCCTCAGATCTCTCACTTGTCCTAATTAAAACTTGATATTATCTATTTTCTCCCACGCATCAATGAAAATAGTGACAAAAAACTCATTTTTCCAGTTAAAAATGTATATCTTGCTAAGTTTGCTCTGAAATATTCACTTATGATTAACTGTTTAGCAACTTCGCATAGACAATAATCCTTTATGAAATTGTCAGTAGTTCTTTGTGCTAAGGTTGGACCATGTGCTTTTTTGTTGTGAATAAGAACACTGAAATATAAAGCAGTAAACCAGGACAGATTTGAGAGAGATTATTGTTCAAATGGGAAAGCcattgagacaggcaaggaaaACATGTTCATGTGACACCTTTGACCAAAGAAAGCAGAGATTGAGGAATGTGGTAAGGAGGTGGTTAAGTGGGTAGACATATTAATGGTGCAGGCTGACCAATAAGAAAATGTCATTCAATATGTCTGTTTTTTCAGTCAAGTAATCACAAGTCCTACTGGATCAATAAGTCAAAATGATCTGATTTCAAATCAGGACAGGAGAAAGTAAAGAAATTAACTCCTTGTTCCTGTATAATTTAATTCATTGCAGCCACCAGTTTCCTTTGCTGTATCACTGCTTATGAATCAGCCTAAAGGGTACAGTAGTAATTGCAACATGATTGCAGAATGCTGTGTTTGCTTAGACTTCCTTTTGCCTCATTTCAGATCCCTTCCGGAATCGGAAGTAAGTGTCGAAAATGAGAGTTATGATCCCTCTGAGAGTCAGGGTTTTATGAGCCGACTGCAATGGGATGGCACGTCAGATATTTCGCCTTCTGACTCAGCATCTTCCAAAGCAAGTGAGTGTGTATTTGTTTAATGGTTGATAATGCTAGACTAGTGGAAAAAAACCAGCAGGACCAATATAATTTTCAAGGCCACAGTTGTGCTTCCATTGCAGCCTTACTGCAGCATATTCGCTGAGGAATTGGGATTTCTTTTAGTATAGTGGAAATTGGCACTTCTACTAGTTCCTGAGTCTTACTGCTTTGGGGGAAGAAACATTAACTTTTTGTTTTCTCCCATTATGTTATTAGGATTCTGATCCATGATGTTGGATGTGAGTTCATTGGTGCTGACTGCCCCTCTGGTATATTGCTCAAGTGGTCATTTTTGACCTCTGAACCTAAACAGTGAGTGCCGGTAGCATAGCTTGACATGTAAACCCTATTCTGCCCACACTTGCGTTTGAAACTTCATAACAGTGCTTTCATTGTAAAGTGCTGCCTCGTCTCCTGCTGTGTCTTGTATCTTCACAGCGGAGCGGTGTTCCCTCTTAAGCTGTGTGGCCGTGAAGCAAACTGAATGCCCACTCAGGTCACGTGCACATCAGTTGTTTATCAAGCAGAGGTGCTCCAACATGATAAATGATTTGATATATGGTACAATGTATTATGTATTGCTATTCCTTGTGCGGCGTTACTGTTGGAAGACTGTGTTAGCTTTGTAATTTGACTAGACTGCCTGGGATGATAGTGTCTTCTTAAATAACTAGTAACAAATTTAAGATTTTATTTCCAGTAGCAAACCTTTGTGGTTGGTATTGGGTATCATTTCATTTCGATACCCAGTTGGTTTAACCTGAAGTAGGGTAGATGAGGATCTGCATGTTTTGTCTCTGAAAATGTGTAAAATGTCCTTCAGTATGGCGGCGTCTGTTGCTAACACATTTTATTGTTCCGTTTGAAGGTACTAACAATTCTGACTCCAAGAAGAGTAAAAAAAAGAAGCCTCACCTTGGGCTCCCTAATGCGCCTGGAATGAGCTCCAGTAAAAAGAAGAAACTGAAAGCACCAGCTCCACCCACTCCCAGCATATATGATGACATCAACTGAAGGAGTAGTGCTACTCTTATTTCTTCTCCTGTTCTGTCTCGGCAAGTTTCACTATCGTGATTCCTGTGAAGAGGTGGATACTTGCCAAGTGGATTAGCTTCAAGACTGTTACTTGACCTTTGGATGCTTTGATGCTGAAGGCTTCATTCCACGATGGTTGCCGTTATCTTTTCCTATTTATTATTCAAAGAATGAGGGATTTTGCTGGGTATACAAAGCTGATGAAATGTTGCAGTTGATTGCATTAATTGTATCTGGGTCATCTATGATGAATATACATGCCTGGAGCTGCTGCTCATTTTGGACTTTCACCCAGATCAATCTCATTATCCCTTTTTTTTTGCCAGACTTGGCTGGAAGTTTacaactttttttaaattcccaccccctccccggcATTGTGCGGAGTTTGTCATGCCTCATTGCTGGTCATATTTGTGTGCCAACCAGATGAAGTTTGCCTTTTCAGCAGGGCACGGGTTATTCACTGTGGAACTTTGTGGAGTTACTGTGTGTTTATCACAGGTTAGGATTTCTGATCAAAGTGTTCTTCACAAAAGCTGGGGAGCGCAGAGGAGCAGTCAGGATATGTGCAGCGCATAGAATTCAAAGTTTAGTAAGTTTTGAAAGACGCATTCCCAGAGATGGATTTGATTGATCATTCCAGTAACCAAGGCCAGGCTTGAAAACAAACATTTTACTGGCTGACCCAGACTGTACTTCAAAAGTTTGTTCAATGCACCTTTTTGGAAGTTCCAGCCTACTCCAAATTTTCTGCAAGATTAATTGAAATGTGCATGTACTTATTGGGTATTTCTCTCTTATCTTGCAATAACTCCCATGACCTGTATTGTTTATGATCTCCAAAGGATTGACCACTCTGAACTGTGGTGCAGTATTTCACTTTATGAATGATGTGATGATGATATGGACCTGAAGGACAGAGATTGATTTCTTAATGAAGCCAACATTTTGAAGCCCTTTGTGCTGATTATGATTGCTTGTGGGTTTGAAATTCAGTCTGGTAGTACCAGTATCCATTTCTTTCCACTGTGGTCAGTTGTAATTGACTCATATGGCTGCCATTTTTTGTCTGCTTTGAGTAAAGCAGCACAGAAGATGGATGGACAGTATCAAACCTTGAAGTCCCTTTTTGTTAACATCAGATACATCCATGTGGTCGAGACAGGAACTCTTCACAGCATGTTTGTTATATAGTGATCACTGTGACATAGCCTAACACCCTGGTCACAAATACCTGTGCTAATGGATGGACTTCGATGACTGCAAATGGATGCACTTCAGACTGGAAAGCCTTTGTCAGCAAACTCTCATGAAACTGCCTTTTTCCCCATTCTTTCAGATATCATAACATTGTTTAACCCAAATTGGGTACCCAGGTTGGAACGAGGAGTACTTGGAGAAAGAGACATTCAAAACAGAATAGCATCTGCATGTGGGACCAAATTGGAGTAGGCGTTTCATTGTGTTTACATCTGAGAAGCTGGAAATTTAGTCTTTTTCAAAGTTTATACATTAGCAAACCTAAGATGGGTGGGTCTGGATTGCTTCCCGACATAATTGTTGGGAGAAGTGGTCTATGCGTTGCTTCCTGCCAGGCAGCATGATGTTGCCCAAcactaaaaaaaaacaccattgcACTTTACGTCTGATTGTGTGTGTGCTGAACTCAAAAGGTTCTTCTGGACTTGATATGGCCCTTTCTCAGGGCCCTGAGAAAAGAACCAATGCAACTGCTGTGAAATGCTTTGCAGTTGAAACTGACTGTGTCGCAGATTTTGAAGcaaggaaaacaaagaaaatcaTGAATGAATTCAGCAAATGCCTTGCATTTGTACTTTATGTTGTAACCAGCTGTCCTGCATAGCATATGGAGCGTGTTCTTTTTGAATTATTATGTAATATGACTAAAACTTGTGCTTCCAGTTTTGTTGCATCTTGACTATAAAACAGTGTAAATCAAGGAATAACAGCAATGAAACGAATCCTTGCTGTGCAAAGATGCTGCAGTCTATTTTTGATAGACAAATTTAATCTATTCTGGGGCCCTTGCAGAGCATGGATAAAAACGTCCTATGATCAGGCTTAAATGGCCATAAATATATTGGCTGTAATGTTTTGCTTCTTTAAAATTGTGTGCTATGTGAATAAGGTGAGAGTAATGTTAAATAATACTGTAGCTGCCAAATATGAGCTAGGTCATTGCTTTTCCTAGTAGCAATTTTATTTTATAGTGTAAATTTTAAATATACATTTCAGTCAACCAGATAATGTTTGATGCTTTTATTTCTTAGCCTTTGTAAGTTTCCCTTTGATTCCTTCTGCAATTTGCAACTTCTTTCTTGGGTTAGGCAGTCAGGGCAGACCGAACCAGTCAGGACATGCAGAAGAGCTCTTCAACCCTTGAGTAAACTGGCCTTCCTAGGGACATGTGAATGCTCGTCAGATTGGGATAGAAGATCCCTTTTTAGTTGTATATGTGGTTATTTGCCTTTTCTGTGTACTTGTATTGTAACAGGCTGGAGTACCACCTGCTGGTCAGAGGACACTAGCCACCCATTGTATTCTCAGTTGAGATTATAGCTGCATACCTTTTTGTGTTCATAAAACTCCTTGCTCCAGTTTTCCACTTATCCGCTCAATAGTTTATGCAACCAGGTGAGTGTTGTGCATTTCTAGTGCAATACTTAGATGTTGTTCAGAAGTTAacaatctcaacaccaggttataatccaacaggtttatttggaagtactagtttgcggagcgccgctccttcatcaggtagctgtgaaacaggatcataagacgcagCAATTAAAGCAatggattacagtgtcatgcaagtaaCATAAATTTGTTCCATCtatcattttacttgcatgacactaatcgtttgctataaattctgtgtctaaaggtcctgcttcacaaccacttgatggaatggtgctccaaaagctagtgcttccaaataaacctgttggacaataagctgacattgtgtgatttttaactttgtccaccccggtccaCCACTGGCTCCTCCATATCATGGCTTAATTAGAACTGTATGCATTGCAATGCAAGGTCTGTTGTCATTGAGTCTGATCAGTTTCCAGCTAGGAATACAATATAAAAGAGGGTTCAGTCTTGAATGCAAGTAATTTGTCTTCAGTGGAAAAAGCAGGTATCGAGCAGCATAGCTTGATCAGAATGAATTAAATCTATGTCCCAAGACAATTTGCCTCTTGCTCTCAGGAACTGTATTGACAGCTAGTATAGCCAGTCAACTCTGTAGGGTATATAATGGCTTGCTGTGATGTGCAGCATTATAATGTTATGAAATATTTCAGATAGAAATGGTTGCCACTGGAATCCTCTTACTGAGGGCTATACTGTAATATGGCAGTTGatagttttaaatatttttattatcaaATATATGTTTTGATGTGAGTCTATAATGAAACTATAAGGCTAGTGCACATCACACTGGTGTTTGTATGTATTCATATGCCCATAAACCTACTgtgcttgaaagtggaattgttaCCTCAATGTAAAAAGGTATTTCCATTAATGATACTTAACAACTCATCAAACTCCCTTTTTTTTGATGTTACTAATGCATCATTGTGACGGACAGTAAGTAAAAGATAATTTATAAATATTTGTAGTGATGATCtctcaccatgctgacttgggaGCCTCATACACATTCTCCATTTTTAATATCAAGCTCACTTTTATGTAGAATACTACAGATATTTGGCACTGGAGCAGTATTTATCATTCTTCTCTTTAGCAGCGTGTGTTATTACATTGCCGAAGTTCCATTGGGGTATTAAAGGCTTACTCATGTCAGTATTTTAATATACTTTGATTGGCTTTTctgtagtcaagattagagtggtgctggaaaagtacagcaagtcaggcagcatccgaggagcaggaaaattgacgttttggacaggaacccttcctgatgaagggctcctgcccgaaacgtcaattttcctgcgcctcaaatgctgcctgacctgctgtgcttttctagctccactctaatcttaactctgatctccagcatctgcagtcctcacgtttgcctagttgattttaacttttCTGTAGTTATTTTGGTATTATTAGTGACACTGCCAGGCATATCTATACTATCTTGTACAGATGGTTTGTCTAATATTTCATAACAGCACTGTTATGTCTGTATTTGCATTACATTGTTAACTATGTCCATACTTGACTCTAATAGATATCCCTATTactagtttattttttaaaattaatatctaGCGAATTTAGCAACTCCATTATTACAATGAACTGTGATTATGTTAATAATGCAGGAAGAACTAGAATTTTTGTATCGTGTGCAAATGTGGGCAAGTGGTCATGACCTGCAGACCTGATGAGCATGAGCACAAAGTAATCTTGTAAACGTGCTATTTATAGATgaatgtaacatttggctatgCATATTTGCTGTGTGTCTAGATTTACTAGCTATGAGCTGATAAGGGTGTCacggtggctcaatagttagcactcctgcctcagcgccagagacccaggtttgattcaagcCTCGGGTGGactgtatgtggagtttgcacgttctccctgtgtctgtgtgggttccctctgggtcctcctgtttcctcccatagttcaaagatgtgcagattagctggattggccatgggaaacatagggttacagggatagggtagggggtgggagctgttcagagggtcactgtggactcaatgcctccttccacactagagattctatgaaagatttatgatttttttttacagaaactGCTACAGTTCCTTCATTGGAACTAATAAAAGCTTAATTTGCCTTTGTGAAAATGAGTATCCTCAATATCACTATTATTGGAAGCAGAGATTATTCTGGTAGCACTGAAAGCCTTATGGTTGTATTTGGCttttgttgtgaaactggaaacgCAAGTTTTATTTACTATTTTGATGCAGTTTTGAGCAGGGCAATGTGTGTAATCACTCTTGTTGGGGGAGAGATGGAAAAACAAGGTGTACAATATTTTGGCACTCACGTTTTTGTGACTTGTGCAGTGACACTGAAATGTGCATGCGGTTATCTGTCAATAGGGTCCTGTAAGTTTTAATTTGTAATACATACATATCCCCAAACAAAATGCTGGTTCGCTGTATATTTCTGTAACTCTTAGTGACTACATGCTGCTTCAGTGTAAATAAAAGTGTACAGTTGAACTCTGAATATTTTGTTTTCCTGTCTATCTTGATCTCAGTGGTAGACTACTTTTACCAAATAAATTCCGAGTTATTTttactccttttttttcttaGAATGTATGCAGAACAAGAGGGTTCCCTTATATTTCACATTGATGCTGGCTCTCTGCAAGACTCAACCCAACTAGTACCATTTCTGTCTTCTCCCTGTAGCTATGCAACTTTTAATCTTCAAAAGGGAACTAAATAAATTGAAGGCTTAATTTAGTCTCCCTCTACTCCGCAATTGGGCAttggtttttttttccattttgttaCTAATTGGTGTCTTCTGGTTTTCAATCATTCCCACAGtgagaacagtttctccccatgATTTTCTCCAAAGAGAACAGCTTCATGTTTTGGAAATACCATCATTGGGAACTAGTTCTACATCATTCCAATTGATGCTGAATATAGTTTTATCATAGCTTCTTTTTGTATAATTTGCTGTTATTCATAAGAAAAATCCTGTGTATATTCTTTCAATCTGTCCTGCAAATGATTTTGCGCACACAATCTTCAAGCCTCCTGCACCTCCTTTAGAACTAACCTCTTCTGTTAGCTCTCCTTATAGTTCAGTGAATCATTTCATATGTGTGTCTTTTCAATTCTGTTTGCAATTTGTCAGTCCATTCTACCAAATTTCATTAATCAATGTTCATTAAGGAAAGAGGTCTGCTGGGTGGAGGTCTTGAATATCCATCACTAAAGAGTGACATGGTAGCACTGCCACTGACCAATTTGGCAGAATCTTTAAAAGGGATTGTTCCTACACTGAGGGAACTGATGAGTGGGAGGAAAAAAACCTACTTGATCTAATCCTCACCAATCTACTTGTTTGGAGGGGTAAAATCTCCAcaggttggaatcatacctaacACCTAGACAA
Above is a window of Hemiscyllium ocellatum isolate sHemOce1 chromosome 32, sHemOce1.pat.X.cur, whole genome shotgun sequence DNA encoding:
- the LOC132830860 gene encoding ataxin-7-like protein 3 isoform X4: MKDFEIVDQPGVDIFGQVYNQWKNKECECPNCSRSIAASRFAPHLEKCLGMGRNSSRIANRRIASSNNLSKSESDQEDNDDINDNDWSYGSEKKAKKRKSDKNPNSPRRSKSLKHKNGELSGNSDPYKYNNNSGINYESLGPEELRSLLTTQCGVISEHTKKMCTRSLRCPQHTDEQRRSVRVYLLGSSVSLPESEVSVENESYDPSESQGFMSRLQWDGTSDISPSDSASSKASTNNSDSKKSKKKKPHLGLPNAPGMSSSKKKKLKAPAPPTPSIYDDIN